Part of the Sporomusa termitida genome, TCCGAAAAGGTGCGGCCTTAAACGCTGTGCAGATTGCTGAGTACATGGCTGAGCATAATTTAATTTGAGGTGTAAAAAAATGCGGATAATCGTCCAGAAGTTCGGGGGGACATCGGTTGCGTCACCCGAAGTACGGGAACTGGTTTTGCATAAAGTTAAGCGCGCCCGCGAGCAAGGCTTCAGTCCGGTGGTAGTCGTATCGGCCATGGGACGCAAGGGTGCCCCCTATGCAACAGACACCTTGATCGGCATTGCTCAATCAGCCTTTAAACAGATTGCGGCCCGTGAGCTTGATCAGATTATGTACTGCGGCGAGATGATTTCAGCGGTCGTCATGGCTGGAACCCTGCAGGCCGCCGGCCTGGAGGCCGTTATGCTGACAGGCGGGAATGCAGGTATTGTGACTGATGCAAACTTTAATAATGCCAGGATTCTAAAAAGTGATCCGGCCCGTATCATTTGCCTCTTGCGGCAGGGTAAAGTTCCTGTTGTCTGCGGTTTTCAGGGCATGACCAATGAAGGCGAATTTACCACCCTGGGGCGGGGCGGCAGTGACACGACCGCTTCCGTTCTGGGCGCAGCGCTCAATGCCGAGCTTGTGGAAATATATACAGATGTTGACGGCATTATGACGGCCGACCCGAGAATTGTTGATAATGCCAGGATTCTTGACTGTATAAGCTATGCCGAGGTATGTCAGCTGGCCCATCAGGGGGCTAAGGTCATTCATCCCCGGGCGGTGGAGATTGCTATGCAGAAGAATATCCCGCTTGTGGTAAAATCGACTTTTTCTGATGCACCGGGTACGTTAATTACCAATATTGCCAAAGAGGATATCAGTAATGCGGTTGTGATCGACCGGGTGGCAACAGGAGTAACCTATCTGACGAATCTGGTTCAGATAAAGGTGCAGCTAGCGGGAACGACGGCCAGTGATGCCAGTTACAAAGTATTTAAAACGCTTGCTGACAGTGATATCAGTGTTGATCTGATTAACGTCCATCCCGGACAAATTATGTTTACCATTAATGCCGACCATACGGATAAGGCGGCAGAGAAACTGAAACAGCAAGGCTATCAGATTGAAGTCCTGGCGAACTGTGCCAAAGTATCGGTAGTTGGCGGCGGCATGCGTGAGGTTCCCGGTGTGATGGCAAATTTTATCGAAGCATTATCAAATAACACAATCGCTATTCTTCAGACCGTAGACTCTCATACCTCCATCTCGGCACTTGTCCCGCAAAATGATGTTGGTGCGGCGGTTAAATCACTTCATGAGAAGTTTGGTTTATCAAATTAAGAAGGAGAGAGTTTGATGAGGCATTTCGGGCGGATTTTAACTGCTATGGTAACCCCGTTTAACAATGATGGCAGTGTTAATTATGGTGAAGCTGTTAAATTGGCTCAATACCTTGTAAACAATGGTTCAGACGGTCTTGTTGTCACCGGCAGTACCGGTGAAGCGGCAACCCTGACTAAAGATGAGAAAATTAAACTTTATACGGCTGTACTTGAGGCTGTGGGCGACAGGGCCACAATCATTGCCGGTACAGGTACCAATGATACCAGAGACTCTGTTGAACTGACTAAATTTGCCGAGCAAACCGGCGTCCATGGCGCCATGGTCGTTGCTCCCTATTACAACAAACCGCCCCAGGAGGGGTTATTCCAGCATTTCCGGGCGATAGCCGAGTCCACAACCTTACCACTGATTGTGTATAATGTACCGGGACGCACGAGTTCCAATATCTTGCCGGACACGATCGCCCGCCTGGCTGAACTGGAGAATATTGCTGCTGTAAAAGAAGCCAGCGGCAGTTTGGAGCAAATTTCTGAAATCATTCGTATTACCCCTGAGGACTTTTTAGTATATAGCGGTGATGATACCCTGACTCTGCCGGTGCTGGCGGTGGGCGGCCAGGGGGTTATCAGTGTGGCCGCTCATATTGTCGGCAGCCGTATGCAGGCCATGGTAAACGCTTTTTACGCCGGGGATATGGCCAAGGCTAAGGACCTGCATCTGGAACTCCTGCCTTTCTTCCGGGTGATATTTGTTACCACCAATCCCATTCCGATCAAAGAGGCGGTTAACCTGATCGGTATCAAAGCCGGCCCGGTAAGACTGCCGTTAGTACCGCCCACTGCCGGTGAAACGGCGCAGCTTACAAAGGTCATGCAAGCATTAGGCGTGTTATAATTATTTAACGGTTACCGGTAGCGCGAGCTACCGGTTTTTTTTGTATGTGGAGGCAGGTTTTGCATATAATATTTAAGAGCGAGTAGACCACTTGTTGTCAGCGAATACTAAATAGGTTATAATTATTCACAAGTGGACAGGACGGCCGGTTTCTAGTGATGTGCTTAAATGAACGGGCAGTTACAACTTAATTGACTAATATTTTTGGAGGTGTATGTTTTTTTGGCTCGACAACCAGGCAAGGTACAGATTATCCCTCTGGGCGGGATGGGGGAGATCGGCAAGAATATGACGGTAATCCGTTATGGTGATGAGATCATTGTAGTTGATGCAGGGTTAATGTTTCCGGAAGATGACATGCTGGGCATTGATCTGGTAATTCCCGATATCAGCTATCTGTTGGACAACCGTGAGTTAGTCAAGGCTATTGTCTTAACCCATGGGCATGAAGACCATATTGGTGCTTTGCCATATGTGTTAAAACAGCTTAGCGTTCCCGTATACGGAACTCGCTTGACGCTGGGGATCTTAGAGGGACGCCTGAAGGAAAACAATGTTTCAGCCAGCAACCTGCATGCTGTTAAGTCAGGGGATCAGATTCAAATCGGCCATTTTTCCATTGGCTTTATCCGGGTAAGCCATAGCATCGCCGATTCGGTGGCTTTATCAATTAAAACGCCTGTAGGTGTCATTGTCCATACAGGAGATTTTAAACTTGATCAAACACCGGTTGACGGTAAAGTCACTGATTTTCACAAATTTGCCGAATTAGGCGACCAGGGGGTGCTGGTGCTGCTGGCAGACAGTACGAACGCCGAGCGGCCCGGCTATACGCCAAGTGAGAAATCAGTGGGCGTTACCTTTGATGATGCCTTTCGCAATGCCCGGGAACGAATTATTATTGCCTCATTCTCATCCAATATTCACCGGATTCAACAGGCAATTGACACTGCCTGCAAATACCGGCGCCGGGTGGCCATCCTGGGCCGGAGTATGGTGAATGTTGTTACGATCGCCTTAGAACTTGGCTATTTAAATATTCCCGAGGGCGTTATTGTTGATATTGACGAAATTAACAATTATCCCTCATCAGGCATCGTTATTTTAACAACAGGCAGCCAAGGTGAACCCATGTCGGCACTCACTCGGATGGCTATGTCGGATCATAAAAAAGTTGAGATTATTCCGGGGGACACCGTAATTATCTCGGCCACGCCGATACCCGGCAACGAGAAGCTGGTATCACGGACGATTGACTTTCTTTTCCGGCAGGGCGCCGAGGTTGTTTATGAATCCACCTCCGGCATCCACGTATCCGGGCATGCCAGCCAGGAAGAGCTTAAGCTGATGCACAATCTGCTGCGGCCGAAGTTCTTTATCCCCGTACATGGCGAATACCGGCATTTGATTAAGCATTCTAAACTGGCCCAGTCCTTAGGTATGGCCAAGGAAAATATTTTTGTTGCCGAAAATGGCCAGGTTCTGGAATTTACTGCCGACAAGGGCGCTGTAACCGGCAAGGTAACCTCAGGCAATGTCCTGGTGGATGGCCTGGGGGTTGGCGATGTGGGGAATATCGTCCTGCGGGACCGCCGGCAGCTGTCGCAGGACGGCATCCTTATTATTGTGGTCACGATGGATAAGCAGCGCGGTCAGGTAGCTGCCGGTCCGGACATTGTATCCCGCGGTTTTGTTTATGTCCGTGAGTCTGAGCAGCTGATGGAGGATGCCAAGGAGCGGGTTAAACAGGCCCTGGAAAAATGCGAGCTCAATAATATTACCGAATGGGCAGCAATTAAGTCCAATGTCCGTGATACCCTGGGCAAATATTTATATGAACGCACACGCCGGCGGCCGATGATTCTGCCTATCATTATGGAAGTTTAACTAGAAAAACTTGACTTCTGCCAAGTCATTTAGACGCCGGCAGAAGCCGCAGTCGTTCCTGACATAATCAGAAAGCAGATTCCTTTCTGATTATGGTATAAAAGCCCTGGCGTAGTCAGCTTGCCGCTAAATACGCCAGGGCTTGCGTATGTTTTGGCCAGGCACCCACTTCTCAGAAGACCGCAGCGGTTAAATAAACCAGAAAAAGAGTAAGGCCAGCAACAGCACCCAAAAATGGGATACCAGAAAAAATACGATTGCGGCAAAAACCAACCAGAATAGCATAAATAGTCCCACCTCTGCTTGTTATTTATTACATATTATGTTTGGTAAAAAAATATGTTACCGGAATAATGTGTCATGGGGACGGTTCTCTTGACACAGGTTGCCTATAAATAGTAAAGGGGCAGTTTCAAATTCCCCTGTGATTCTGCCTGCCAGGAGCAGCGTGGCGGCCGGCTGGCGGCCGCCTCTGCGGTGATCTGTGCGGTAGCGGCCAACCGGAAAACTCATTCATTAAGGAACGAAAAACTGCCAGGGAAAGAACCAACCAGCCCTTAATGGCGAAAAACACCAAAATACTGGTTTGAGTAAAAACACCAAAAACCGTAAAATGTAGATAGAACGCGGGTTCAGAAGCGCGTTTTTATCGGACACATTGAGGGGGAGGATTTACGATGAGCCAGTTAATGGAAATTGTACACGCTGATGGGGAATGGGCAGTTTTAGACAGGGTATCATCTGAGGAACAAGCTGAATAACCAATATAAAATACCCTATGAAAGCAATGCCAAATGGACGAAAAGAAAAGACCTTAAAGCAGAGACTTTTGGTATGAAGGGGTAATTACTGCTGTAGTAACTAAACCAGTTTATATGGGTATTCAGGTATGGGGCGGGGAATGGTACGACTGTCCTGCCATTGATGCTATATTCACTAAAGAAGAATGGGAAGAAGGCAACAATGTTTATCTGGCAAAGCAGGGCAAGAAAATACCTCAATTTCTTTAACGAATAATATCATCAATCCCTTATTTAGGGTATTTACAGAAGGATTCCTTTGAAGTATACTTGCAATACAAAAGTGTTATCATCTAATATTCACAATATAATGTATACAAGAAAATCTGTATATTGACAAAATTACCCACTGCTGTTATATTTTAATCAAAGAAAAAACAAAGGAATCCTTATAAAAAAATAGAATATAATATATTTTTGGTGCAGGTGCTCGGAAGAGCCTAACAGAAAAGCCGGTTAAATGCCGGCGCGGACCCGCCACTGTAATGGGGAGCAAAACCATGTATGCCACTGGGAGCAAAGGTTCCTGGGAAGGTTTGGTGGAGCAATGATCCAGAGCCAGGAGAACTGCCTGCATAACAATCACCGTTTTAACCTGCGATGGACCGGGAAGGGGATTGCTAGTGCAATGTTGCATTTTGTGCCGACAGCTTTGTCGGCTTACAAGAGGCCTTTCTGGATGCTATCATCTCAGGGAGGCTTCTTTTATTTTGCATAATGGTGGACAAACAGAAACGAAACTTTTATCAAGCTGCTAAGTGGATGCTTCTCACGAGGTACAATCTTCAGTAGCTGTTGTAACATAAACATAGCGGGAAACGGACCCACAAACATAAACGAATAATCATGGTACAGGTGCCTTTTTAGAAGGCTTAATAGGGAAGTCCGGTTAAAGACCGGCGCGGTCCCGCCACTGTAACAGAGAGTCAGCCCTACAATGCCACTGGAAGAGATAAACATTCCGGGAAGGCTGGGCAGGTGATGAACTGGAGCCAGGAGAACTGCCTGTACGGAAAATCTTCGCTTAACCTGCGATGAACAGGGAGAAGATTAGGCTGCAGCTTGTGTGAGCTTTATCCTTGCACAAGGCAAATCGTTACCGAAAAAGGAGGGAAAAAGACTAAAGCCTGCAAAACAGCAGGTGCGAATCGAATAATTACTGTCGACAGTATAGGGGTAGATTAGATTGACAAAACAGGAACAGATCAACCGGTTAACACAGAAGCTTTTGGATTGCGGCTATCGTTCGAGTCAGGTCAAGCAAATCATCAGTGAAGCTTCAGAAAATACTACAACGGCAGCCAGCAGTTCGCAGCAGGAAGAGTTGATTATTGAAGCTCTGCAAAGCTATGTGGAATTTGGTATCAAGTGTAAGAAGAAAGGAGCCCGCGATTAATAAGCGATATCGCTTATTGAGCCGGACACGCAAACATCACAGAAATTTTCGCTGGATGAACGGAATAAAGCCAGTAAAAAAAATGTGGTCAAAAGAGTACTATTATCCTGAAAGCACACATAAGATGAATAGGAAAACAACAACATAACGTTGGGATAGGTGCCCTTCGGGGCTTAATAGGGAAGTCCGGTTAAATGCCGGCGCGGTCCCGCCACTGTAACGGGGAGCAATCTCGCATATATGCCACTGAAGCTA contains:
- the dapA gene encoding 4-hydroxy-tetrahydrodipicolinate synthase, which codes for MRHFGRILTAMVTPFNNDGSVNYGEAVKLAQYLVNNGSDGLVVTGSTGEAATLTKDEKIKLYTAVLEAVGDRATIIAGTGTNDTRDSVELTKFAEQTGVHGAMVVAPYYNKPPQEGLFQHFRAIAESTTLPLIVYNVPGRTSSNILPDTIARLAELENIAAVKEASGSLEQISEIIRITPEDFLVYSGDDTLTLPVLAVGGQGVISVAAHIVGSRMQAMVNAFYAGDMAKAKDLHLELLPFFRVIFVTTNPIPIKEAVNLIGIKAGPVRLPLVPPTAGETAQLTKVMQALGVL
- a CDS encoding ribonuclease J → MGEIGKNMTVIRYGDEIIVVDAGLMFPEDDMLGIDLVIPDISYLLDNRELVKAIVLTHGHEDHIGALPYVLKQLSVPVYGTRLTLGILEGRLKENNVSASNLHAVKSGDQIQIGHFSIGFIRVSHSIADSVALSIKTPVGVIVHTGDFKLDQTPVDGKVTDFHKFAELGDQGVLVLLADSTNAERPGYTPSEKSVGVTFDDAFRNARERIIIASFSSNIHRIQQAIDTACKYRRRVAILGRSMVNVVTIALELGYLNIPEGVIVDIDEINNYPSSGIVILTTGSQGEPMSALTRMAMSDHKKVEIIPGDTVIISATPIPGNEKLVSRTIDFLFRQGAEVVYESTSGIHVSGHASQEELKLMHNLLRPKFFIPVHGEYRHLIKHSKLAQSLGMAKENIFVAENGQVLEFTADKGAVTGKVTSGNVLVDGLGVGDVGNIVLRDRRQLSQDGILIIVVTMDKQRGQVAAGPDIVSRGFVYVRESEQLMEDAKERVKQALEKCELNNITEWAAIKSNVRDTLGKYLYERTRRRPMILPIIMEV
- the dapG gene encoding aspartate kinase, whose translation is MRIIVQKFGGTSVASPEVRELVLHKVKRAREQGFSPVVVVSAMGRKGAPYATDTLIGIAQSAFKQIAARELDQIMYCGEMISAVVMAGTLQAAGLEAVMLTGGNAGIVTDANFNNARILKSDPARIICLLRQGKVPVVCGFQGMTNEGEFTTLGRGGSDTTASVLGAALNAELVEIYTDVDGIMTADPRIVDNARILDCISYAEVCQLAHQGAKVIHPRAVEIAMQKNIPLVVKSTFSDAPGTLITNIAKEDISNAVVIDRVATGVTYLTNLVQIKVQLAGTTASDASYKVFKTLADSDISVDLINVHPGQIMFTINADHTDKAAEKLKQQGYQIEVLANCAKVSVVGGGMREVPGVMANFIEALSNNTIAILQTVDSHTSISALVPQNDVGAAVKSLHEKFGLSN